The following coding sequences lie in one Bifidobacterium sp. ESL0690 genomic window:
- a CDS encoding DUF2142 domain-containing protein, whose amino-acid sequence MASTTPRASSTTPHASLLLNIRRLMPFITFLAALLIGGAFLVHTPQGQTPDVWSHTYRISAIVNGSPTHHVDSQSDFHRSHENVGGHVDNEWIQYSINHFNGYDTAVVNPQSITVWDKNGADVPFNNTAINAPPVYLPQITGFWIGKVLGLNTNTTYYLAETLTLLLYALALGASVAVLPQWRIVVGCVLSLTAYSGFAISADPMTQAVATLFICLLYRATQQRISTRYCIGLSVVGLFLSMCKLTYMPLTILTLLVPWLQHGLMLSAKSENDDQSTVTQEKARQLTKRYAVISAIGVICSAAWIISWMHRINWFTVTPVFVTLAETKARTHGLLTDPHVVAQALGSIGYAIIHAQVPFDGRKLVMAAWFLLLCLLVVLLATTFRRRSRNRQLVFWWATFGCSIGIMLLIYLALWLQCTKNGFVGINGFQFRYFLPLLALWSLCGLSCVKSLMSR is encoded by the coding sequence ATGGCCTCGACTACGCCGCGCGCATCTTCCACTACGCCACACGCATCGCTGCTTTTGAATATCCGACGCCTGATGCCGTTTATCACGTTCCTCGCCGCGCTCCTGATTGGCGGAGCATTCCTCGTTCACACCCCGCAAGGCCAGACGCCCGACGTATGGTCGCATACCTACCGCATTTCAGCCATCGTCAACGGCAGCCCGACCCACCACGTCGACTCGCAGAGCGATTTCCACCGCAGCCACGAAAATGTGGGCGGCCACGTCGACAACGAGTGGATCCAGTATTCCATCAACCATTTCAACGGTTACGACACGGCAGTGGTCAATCCGCAATCCATTACGGTGTGGGATAAAAACGGAGCCGACGTGCCGTTCAACAACACGGCCATCAACGCACCGCCCGTCTACCTGCCCCAAATCACCGGCTTCTGGATCGGCAAGGTTCTCGGCCTGAACACCAACACCACGTATTATCTCGCGGAAACGCTCACGCTGTTGCTATACGCGCTTGCCTTGGGAGCATCCGTCGCTGTTCTGCCGCAATGGCGTATCGTCGTCGGATGTGTCCTCTCCCTCACCGCCTACAGCGGTTTCGCCATTTCCGCCGACCCCATGACCCAAGCCGTTGCCACACTGTTCATTTGCCTGCTCTATCGGGCCACCCAACAGCGAATCTCCACCCGCTATTGCATCGGACTGAGCGTCGTCGGTCTGTTCCTGTCGATGTGCAAACTCACCTACATGCCGTTGACCATATTGACGTTGCTTGTTCCCTGGCTGCAGCACGGTCTGATGTTGTCCGCAAAATCCGAAAATGACGACCAATCCACGGTGACACAGGAAAAAGCCCGCCAACTTACCAAACGTTACGCCGTTATCTCCGCCATTGGCGTCATCTGCTCAGCGGCTTGGATCATCTCGTGGATGCACCGCATCAACTGGTTCACCGTGACTCCAGTGTTCGTCACGCTTGCCGAAACAAAAGCACGAACGCACGGCTTGCTCACTGACCCTCACGTCGTGGCACAGGCGCTCGGCAGTATCGGCTACGCCATCATTCATGCCCAAGTGCCCTTCGATGGCAGGAAACTCGTCATGGCGGCATGGTTCCTGCTGCTGTGCCTGCTCGTCGTATTGTTGGCTACTACGTTCCGGCGTCGTTCGCGAAACCGTCAGTTGGTCTTTTGGTGGGCCACCTTCGGGTGTTCCATCGGCATCATGCTGTTGATCTATTTGGCGCTCTGGTTGCAATGCACGAAGAACGGATTTGTAGGCATTAATGGTTTCCAGTTCCGGTACTTCCTACCACTGCTTGCACTTTGGAGCCTATGCGGGCTGAGCTGTGTCAAATCACTGATGTCACGGTGA
- a CDS encoding 16S rRNA (uracil(1498)-N(3))-methyltransferase, with amino-acid sequence MTYPLFVFDAEHDDVPVNRDELRAGWTITLPPAIKRHAMGAMRLQNGDKLQLSDGRGLRIDAEVADTQNGLVKVSEFTTEEQPVTRLALIQALAKTGHDEQAIDMATQIGVDEVVPWQASRSISKWKAGRTDRKWDQTLVAATEQSRRAWKPTLDDCVSSKQVVAICRRACVHHELVIVLHQDATSTWGGIEQKVAALEQRCLDDGKPRRIYVVVGPEGGISDDEVEQFTDAGAEVCVLGRNIMRASTAGPVALTLLARALGRFA; translated from the coding sequence ATGACTTATCCACTTTTTGTATTCGACGCCGAGCACGACGATGTGCCGGTCAACCGTGACGAGCTGCGTGCGGGCTGGACCATAACCCTGCCGCCCGCCATCAAACGGCATGCGATGGGTGCCATGCGCCTGCAGAACGGCGACAAACTTCAGCTTTCCGACGGCCGCGGGTTGCGTATTGACGCGGAAGTTGCCGATACCCAGAACGGATTGGTCAAAGTATCTGAATTTACTACTGAAGAGCAGCCGGTTACGAGACTTGCGTTGATTCAGGCGCTCGCGAAAACCGGTCACGACGAACAGGCCATCGATATGGCCACGCAGATCGGCGTGGACGAAGTGGTGCCGTGGCAGGCCAGCCGTTCGATTTCCAAGTGGAAAGCGGGGCGCACCGACCGCAAATGGGATCAGACGCTCGTGGCGGCAACAGAACAATCACGGCGGGCATGGAAGCCGACTTTGGATGACTGCGTGTCCAGCAAGCAAGTGGTCGCAATATGTCGGCGTGCCTGCGTCCATCATGAGCTGGTAATCGTGCTTCATCAGGATGCGACTTCGACATGGGGCGGTATCGAGCAGAAGGTCGCCGCTCTTGAGCAGCGTTGCCTCGATGATGGCAAACCTCGCAGGATTTACGTCGTGGTCGGGCCAGAAGGCGGCATCAGCGATGACGAGGTGGAACAATTCACCGATGCCGGGGCGGAAGTCTGTGTGCTTGGCAGGAACATCATGCGTGCCTCGACCGCTGGTCCGGTTGCCTTGACGTTGCTGGCTCGTGCGCTGGGGAGATTTGCCTAG
- a CDS encoding histidine triad nucleotide-binding protein: MADDCLFCKIIAGEIPSTKVYEDDTTYAFKDINPKAKVHVLIVPKKHCANVAELAKSDPAELAHIVEIAKSIADKEFHGAYRLIFNTGEDAGQSVFHVHAHVLTGETMEE; encoded by the coding sequence ATGGCCGACGATTGCCTGTTCTGCAAGATCATTGCGGGCGAGATTCCGAGCACCAAGGTGTACGAAGACGACACCACCTACGCGTTCAAGGACATCAACCCCAAGGCGAAGGTGCATGTGCTGATCGTGCCGAAGAAGCACTGCGCCAACGTGGCCGAACTGGCCAAATCCGATCCTGCCGAACTTGCCCACATCGTCGAGATCGCCAAGTCCATCGCCGATAAGGAATTCCACGGCGCCTACCGTCTCATCTTCAACACCGGCGAGGATGCCGGCCAGTCGGTCTTCCATGTGCACGCGCATGTGCTGACCGGCGAGACGATGGAAGAGTAG
- a CDS encoding PhoH family protein: MASAKRVITIPTELDPVAVLGSGDKVLAEVQHAFPEVNVFVRGNRIEISAYNKRDDIEADKVFDVLNNIIDAAYKAPADAMNVRRMLEARQVGKKAGLMGDGGRGRGYAQHSYTRGFAGARVGQRSQARSFQDEDDYDDEHKRATANRHVPGVIAFANGEPVRAKTAGQVFYVRAIDANTITFAIGPAGTGKTYLAVAKAVRAFEDGRVSRIILTRPAVEAGESLGYLPGTLNDKVDPYLRPLYDALSDMLGAGQMHRYMTDGTIEVAPLAYMRGRTLNDAFVILDEAQNTTEQQMKMFLTRLGFNTKMVITGDVTQIDLAVPHSGLKSIESILGNIDGISFAHLGAKDVVRHELVGKIVQAYDTHAEHVAGEAGRKTKHAKVKSVDVSEPQTNVDDTLKSQTKPVEAANAVSEPLKDEIKKSGKERS; encoded by the coding sequence GTGGCCAGCGCAAAACGAGTCATCACCATCCCTACTGAACTTGACCCGGTCGCAGTTTTGGGCTCGGGCGACAAAGTTCTTGCCGAAGTGCAGCACGCATTCCCGGAAGTCAACGTGTTCGTACGGGGCAACCGCATCGAGATTTCCGCCTACAACAAGCGTGACGATATCGAAGCCGACAAGGTTTTCGACGTGCTGAACAACATCATCGACGCGGCCTACAAGGCTCCGGCCGATGCGATGAACGTGCGGCGGATGCTTGAGGCCCGGCAGGTCGGCAAGAAGGCCGGACTGATGGGTGACGGTGGTCGCGGGCGCGGTTATGCGCAACATTCGTATACGCGGGGATTTGCTGGCGCCAGAGTGGGCCAGCGTTCGCAGGCTCGTTCATTCCAGGATGAAGATGATTACGATGATGAGCATAAACGCGCCACCGCAAATCGTCATGTTCCTGGTGTCATAGCGTTCGCCAACGGCGAGCCGGTCCGTGCGAAAACCGCCGGTCAGGTCTTCTACGTTCGCGCCATCGATGCCAATACGATTACCTTTGCCATCGGTCCTGCAGGAACCGGCAAGACTTATCTCGCCGTCGCCAAGGCGGTGCGCGCATTTGAAGACGGAAGGGTGAGCCGTATCATCCTGACACGTCCGGCTGTTGAAGCCGGCGAAAGTCTTGGCTACTTGCCGGGAACGTTGAACGACAAGGTCGACCCGTATCTGCGTCCGCTTTACGATGCGCTTTCCGATATGCTGGGCGCTGGCCAGATGCATCGCTACATGACCGATGGAACTATTGAGGTCGCGCCGCTCGCTTATATGCGCGGCCGTACGCTAAACGATGCATTTGTCATTCTCGACGAGGCGCAGAACACCACCGAGCAGCAGATGAAGATGTTCCTGACCCGTCTCGGCTTCAACACCAAAATGGTCATCACCGGCGATGTGACGCAGATTGATCTGGCCGTGCCACATTCGGGGCTTAAATCCATTGAGTCAATTCTCGGCAATATCGATGGCATCAGTTTCGCCCATCTCGGTGCGAAGGATGTCGTTCGTCACGAGCTGGTCGGCAAGATCGTGCAGGCTTATGATACTCACGCTGAACATGTAGCCGGAGAAGCTGGACGAAAGACCAAACATGCGAAAGTTAAGTCTGTTGATGTCTCGGAACCACAAACAAATGTTGACGATACGTTAAAATCTCAAACGAAGCCGGTTGAGGCTGCTAACGCGGTATCCGAACCTTTGAAAGACGAAATCAAGAAAAGCGGAAAGGAACGCTCTTGA
- the ybeY gene encoding rRNA maturation RNase YbeY — MSVEVTNETVWQIDPKLFSDLGLWVMERMQVSTQSDLTILFVDPDPIAQLHMRWMQLEGPTDVMSFPMDELRPGEDGQIMEGVLGDIVICPWVAQQQAAAAGHSTMDEMMLLAIHGTLHLLGYDHVDPEQERQMFGLQRQLLLTFFAVRDQPIPQAVLPAGSTDLLAQWDANHSSGNNKES; from the coding sequence TTGAGCGTCGAAGTCACCAATGAGACGGTCTGGCAGATCGACCCGAAACTGTTCTCAGACTTGGGTTTGTGGGTCATGGAACGTATGCAGGTGAGCACGCAGTCTGACCTGACCATCCTTTTCGTCGACCCCGATCCGATTGCCCAGCTGCACATGCGCTGGATGCAGCTCGAAGGCCCGACCGATGTGATGAGTTTTCCCATGGACGAATTGCGCCCCGGCGAGGACGGTCAGATCATGGAAGGCGTCTTGGGTGACATTGTCATCTGCCCATGGGTCGCGCAACAGCAGGCCGCGGCCGCCGGCCATTCCACGATGGACGAGATGATGCTTCTGGCCATTCACGGAACCTTGCACTTGCTGGGTTACGACCACGTCGACCCTGAGCAGGAACGGCAGATGTTCGGTCTGCAACGCCAGCTATTGCTCACGTTCTTTGCCGTCCGCGACCAGCCGATACCACAGGCTGTGCTTCCAGCTGGTTCTACAGATTTGCTGGCACAATGGGACGCGAATCATTCCTCTGGGAATAACAAAGAATCGTGA
- a CDS encoding CBS domain-containing protein, producing the protein MDTLTIATVVVLVIVAALLVWLSMMMASSESAVSRVTKASLNNRIIEIQTDDEDLGKFVQAKQIRKVHKVQRLIVDRYATAGSCAFFRIFCNVFDGVLVAIIVMLFSEPVWVALVTGVIFALIVAVVSVLLRPRSAGASKPLDVMMRFSGIISLAVVLTPFAKAGEGKEQRRRDKEDELSDDEELEKIQREQGRATIDRLVETDDFDPEVAEMLRNVLMLSDTLTREIMVPRTDMICVESDSTLEHFLQLCSRSGFSRIPIIGDDVDDLVGMAYLKDAVRATAFNPEARTREVKSICRQPMLVPESKPVDDLFHEMQRTRQHVAVVVDEYGGIAGLVTIEDAIEQIVGELEDEHDRIQHTEPKKIGDHKWQMPARTPIADLEELFEVDIDEDDVDTVYGLLTKLLGRVPIVGMSAVTRGLRLTAVDSAGRRKKVSTIVVEPATLDMAEKQDEDDENEIKRDTNQDVKENE; encoded by the coding sequence ATGGATACGTTGACCATCGCCACTGTGGTTGTGCTCGTCATCGTGGCGGCGCTGCTCGTGTGGCTGTCGATGATGATGGCGTCGAGCGAATCCGCCGTCTCGCGCGTCACCAAGGCAAGCCTCAACAACCGGATCATCGAGATCCAGACCGATGACGAGGATCTCGGCAAGTTCGTACAGGCCAAGCAGATCCGTAAGGTCCACAAGGTGCAACGGCTTATCGTCGACCGTTACGCCACCGCCGGTTCCTGCGCGTTCTTCCGCATCTTCTGCAACGTCTTTGACGGCGTTTTGGTGGCGATTATCGTCATGCTGTTCTCAGAGCCCGTCTGGGTGGCGTTGGTTACGGGAGTGATTTTCGCGCTGATTGTCGCGGTGGTATCGGTTTTGCTCCGTCCGCGTTCCGCTGGTGCTTCCAAGCCACTCGACGTGATGATGCGATTCTCCGGCATCATTTCGCTGGCGGTTGTTCTGACACCGTTTGCCAAGGCCGGAGAAGGCAAGGAACAACGCCGTCGTGACAAGGAAGACGAGCTTTCCGACGATGAAGAGCTTGAGAAGATTCAGCGTGAGCAGGGACGAGCGACCATTGACCGGTTGGTCGAAACCGATGATTTTGACCCGGAAGTAGCGGAAATGCTGCGCAATGTGCTGATGCTTTCCGACACGTTGACCCGCGAGATCATGGTGCCGCGCACCGACATGATTTGCGTCGAATCCGATTCCACGCTTGAGCACTTCCTGCAGCTCTGCTCGCGTTCCGGTTTCTCGCGCATCCCGATTATCGGTGATGACGTCGATGATTTGGTCGGCATGGCCTACCTGAAAGACGCCGTGCGCGCTACGGCCTTCAACCCCGAAGCCCGAACCCGCGAGGTCAAGTCGATTTGCCGCCAGCCGATGCTGGTGCCCGAATCCAAGCCGGTCGATGACCTCTTCCATGAGATGCAGCGCACGCGGCAGCATGTGGCTGTGGTGGTCGACGAATACGGCGGCATCGCCGGGCTGGTTACCATCGAGGATGCCATCGAGCAGATTGTCGGCGAGCTGGAGGACGAGCATGACCGCATTCAGCACACCGAGCCGAAGAAGATTGGTGATCATAAGTGGCAGATGCCCGCCCGCACGCCGATTGCTGACCTTGAGGAGTTGTTTGAAGTCGATATTGATGAGGATGACGTGGACACGGTTTATGGCCTCCTGACCAAGCTGCTCGGCCGAGTCCCAATCGTCGGCATGAGCGCGGTGACACGAGGCCTGCGTCTGACCGCCGTCGATTCTGCAGGTCGTCGCAAGAAGGTCTCCACCATCGTGGTCGAGCCGGCAACGCTCGATATGGCCGAAAAACAGGACGAAGACGACGAAAACGAAATCAAACGAGACACGAACCAAGACGTAAAGGAAAACGAATAA
- a CDS encoding GTPase Era: MTENKNNDKQHDGKEPYRSGFVAVVGRPNVGKSTLINSLIGTQIAIASSRPETTRKAIRGILTTDNAQLVLVDTPGIHRPRTLLGQRLNDVVDESLSDVDEIAFLLPADQEIGPGDKRILSRLRSEFARKVDGGENSKKIDNNKSGKGSQNSKQENDREQGKFVWKVPLIAIVTKIDELNRQELMAKLIEISQFADFTDVVPVSALERDNVAEVKRVLIENMPEGPQMYPDDQITEEKPEDTIAELVRGAFLEELDDELPHSLAVVVDSIDRPGESDNPETEDGKAHVMVSIYVERDSQKPIIIGHRAEHLVQVKKRLRTAVNRIVAQKSKLDLHVKVAKGWQSDPKQLERLGF, translated from the coding sequence ATGACTGAGAACAAGAACAACGACAAGCAGCATGACGGCAAGGAACCGTATCGTTCCGGTTTTGTCGCTGTGGTCGGCCGTCCGAACGTTGGCAAGTCGACGCTTATCAATTCGCTTATCGGCACGCAGATTGCCATTGCTTCCTCGCGTCCCGAGACCACACGTAAGGCCATTCGCGGCATTCTGACCACTGACAACGCCCAGCTGGTGTTGGTCGATACCCCCGGCATCCATCGTCCGCGCACGCTGCTGGGCCAGCGTCTGAACGACGTGGTGGACGAGTCCTTGAGCGATGTGGACGAAATCGCGTTCCTGCTGCCCGCCGATCAGGAGATAGGACCGGGGGACAAGCGTATTCTGAGCCGTCTGCGCAGTGAGTTCGCGCGCAAGGTTGATGGCGGCGAAAACAGCAAGAAAATCGATAACAACAAAAGCGGCAAAGGTTCTCAAAACAGCAAGCAGGAAAATGACCGCGAGCAGGGCAAGTTCGTCTGGAAAGTGCCGCTGATCGCCATCGTCACCAAGATTGACGAGCTCAACCGTCAGGAGCTGATGGCCAAGCTTATCGAAATCAGCCAATTCGCCGACTTCACCGATGTGGTGCCGGTCAGCGCTCTGGAGCGCGACAACGTGGCCGAGGTCAAGCGTGTGCTCATCGAGAACATGCCCGAAGGTCCGCAGATGTACCCCGATGACCAGATCACCGAGGAAAAGCCGGAGGATACCATCGCCGAGCTGGTGCGCGGCGCGTTCCTCGAGGAGCTGGATGACGAGCTGCCGCATTCGCTCGCCGTGGTCGTGGACTCCATCGACCGCCCCGGCGAATCAGACAACCCCGAAACCGAGGACGGCAAAGCGCACGTTATGGTCTCCATCTACGTCGAGCGCGACTCCCAAAAGCCCATCATCATCGGCCACCGCGCCGAGCACCTGGTGCAGGTCAAAAAGCGCCTGCGTACGGCCGTCAATCGCATCGTAGCCCAAAAGTCCAAGCTCGACCTCCACGTAAAAGTCGCCAAAGGCTGGCAGTCCGATCCCAAGCAGCTGGAGCGGCTGGGGTTCTGA
- a CDS encoding cysteine ABC transporter substrate-binding protein, translated as MTTNVLKRAAQAAISAAAAVAMLAGFAACGPSGATPSSDNNSGSSSAGAGKQQTARTLAQIKKSGKLKVAVFSDKAPFGYVDKDGKNQGYDIVFAERLAKDLGVKPEYTTVDPAARVDVLASNKVDVTLANFTVTPEREEKVDFAKPYMKVALGVVSPDSKPIKSVDELKGKTLIIAKGTTAEPYFAKYPDIKLQKYDQYADAYNALLDGRGDAMSTDNTEVLAWAKANKGFTVGITKLGDEQPIAPAVQKGNKELLNYINEEIVKLGKEQFFHKDYEQTLKPVYGDSSNPDDIVVEGGKL; from the coding sequence ATGACAACGAACGTATTGAAACGTGCAGCACAAGCAGCAATCTCAGCGGCAGCAGCCGTGGCCATGCTCGCAGGATTCGCCGCATGCGGCCCCTCCGGCGCGACACCAAGCAGCGACAACAATTCCGGCTCCAGCTCTGCCGGTGCAGGCAAACAGCAAACCGCACGTACTCTTGCCCAAATCAAAAAGTCCGGCAAACTCAAGGTCGCGGTCTTCTCTGACAAAGCGCCGTTCGGCTACGTCGACAAAGACGGCAAGAACCAAGGCTACGACATCGTTTTCGCCGAACGTCTGGCCAAGGACCTCGGAGTAAAGCCCGAGTACACCACCGTCGACCCAGCGGCTCGCGTTGACGTTCTCGCCAGCAACAAGGTCGACGTGACTTTGGCCAACTTCACTGTAACCCCCGAACGCGAAGAGAAGGTCGACTTTGCCAAGCCGTACATGAAAGTTGCGCTTGGCGTGGTCTCCCCCGACTCCAAGCCGATCAAAAGCGTCGACGAGCTCAAGGGCAAGACCCTGATCATCGCCAAGGGCACCACCGCCGAACCGTATTTCGCCAAGTATCCAGACATCAAACTGCAGAAGTACGACCAGTACGCGGACGCCTACAACGCGCTGCTCGACGGCCGCGGCGACGCGATGAGCACCGACAACACCGAGGTGCTCGCGTGGGCCAAAGCCAACAAGGGCTTCACTGTCGGCATCACCAAGCTCGGCGACGAACAGCCCATCGCACCCGCCGTGCAAAAAGGCAACAAGGAACTCTTGAACTACATCAATGAGGAAATCGTGAAGCTGGGCAAGGAGCAGTTCTTCCACAAGGACTACGAGCAAACCCTGAAGCCAGTCTACGGCGATTCCTCCAACCCCGACGACATTGTCGTGGAAGGCGGCAAGCTCTGA
- a CDS encoding amino acid ABC transporter ATP-binding protein: protein MTDALATTNPNAAHETLHIRHIIKQYDNADKPVLNDISFDVPAGQVFVILGPSGSGKSTLLRTIAGLEPIQGGDITIGDEVLRTSGKKKDVAKANAANASGTSGSKVTASGSKASDNDANPVKVGMVFQSYDLFPNKTVLGNIMLAPVLVQKRKKDEVKAEAIKLLERVGLADRQDAWPHELSGGQRQRVAICRALIEHPQIMLFDEVTAALDPEMVREVLDVIVELADSGQTMLIVTHEMAFARAVADHIILLEDGGIVEESDNAEQFFTHPQSERAQQFLNTFTYARERQ, encoded by the coding sequence ATGACTGATGCACTTGCAACGACAAATCCGAATGCTGCGCACGAAACCCTTCATATTCGCCATATCATCAAGCAATATGACAATGCCGACAAGCCGGTGTTGAACGACATCTCCTTCGACGTACCCGCCGGTCAGGTGTTCGTCATTCTCGGACCTTCCGGTTCTGGCAAGTCCACGCTGCTGCGCACCATCGCGGGTCTCGAACCCATTCAGGGCGGCGACATCACCATCGGCGACGAGGTGTTGCGCACGTCGGGCAAGAAGAAGGATGTCGCCAAAGCGAACGCAGCCAATGCTTCAGGCACTTCCGGTTCCAAGGTCACTGCTTCAGGCTCCAAAGCCAGCGACAACGACGCGAATCCCGTCAAGGTAGGCATGGTCTTCCAAAGCTATGACCTCTTCCCCAACAAGACGGTACTTGGCAACATCATGCTCGCCCCGGTTCTAGTGCAGAAACGCAAGAAGGACGAGGTCAAGGCCGAAGCCATCAAACTGTTGGAACGCGTAGGACTTGCCGACCGTCAGGACGCATGGCCGCATGAGCTTTCCGGTGGGCAGCGCCAGCGCGTCGCCATCTGCCGCGCCCTGATCGAGCACCCGCAGATCATGCTCTTCGACGAAGTCACCGCCGCGCTCGACCCCGAAATGGTGCGCGAAGTGCTCGATGTCATCGTCGAACTTGCCGACAGCGGACAGACGATGCTCATCGTCACCCACGAGATGGCGTTCGCCCGAGCGGTCGCCGACCATATCATCCTGCTTGAGGACGGCGGCATCGTCGAGGAATCCGACAACGCCGAACAGTTCTTCACCCATCCACAATCCGAACGCGCCCAACAGTTCCTGAACACGTTCACGTATGCTCGAGAGAGACAATAG
- a CDS encoding amino acid ABC transporter permease, translated as MHGAEILLQPGVFPRLLQGLWVTIWIAGVSVLLSLPVGLIVGWLMTLRNPIVRFVMRVYLDFIRIMPQLALLFIAFYGFARAFNWNLDATGACVLVFVLWGGAELGDLVRGALESIPRTQYESAQVLGLNPWQTFSRVILPQALRRLLPASVNLITRIVKTTSLAALLGVIEVIKVGQQIIDANRFQYPDATLWIYGVIFFMYFFVCWPLSIVARRLEKRWAHD; from the coding sequence ATGCACGGCGCTGAGATACTGCTGCAGCCGGGCGTCTTCCCGCGTCTGCTGCAAGGTTTGTGGGTCACCATCTGGATTGCCGGGGTCTCCGTTCTGCTTTCCCTGCCGGTCGGGCTTATCGTCGGCTGGCTGATGACGCTGCGCAACCCAATTGTGCGCTTTGTGATGCGGGTCTATCTCGATTTCATTCGTATCATGCCACAGCTTGCGTTGCTGTTCATTGCCTTCTACGGGTTCGCTCGCGCCTTTAATTGGAATCTCGACGCCACCGGTGCATGTGTACTGGTTTTCGTACTTTGGGGCGGAGCCGAGCTCGGCGATCTCGTACGTGGCGCGCTTGAATCGATACCGCGAACGCAATACGAATCCGCACAAGTGCTTGGCCTTAATCCTTGGCAGACGTTCAGCCGCGTCATCCTTCCCCAGGCCTTGCGCCGCCTGCTTCCCGCCAGCGTCAACCTCATCACCCGCATCGTCAAAACCACCTCGCTGGCCGCACTTCTCGGCGTAATCGAGGTCATCAAGGTCGGTCAGCAGATCATCGACGCGAACCGCTTCCAGTACCCGGACGCGACGCTATGGATTTACGGCGTGATTTTCTTCATGTATTTCTTCGTATGCTGGCCTCTTTCGATTGTGGCCAGAAGGCTCGAAAAGAGGTGGGCTCATGACTGA